A region of the Ktedonobacteraceae bacterium genome:
CGGTCGGCGGCCTACCCCTTGCCTTGACCATTATGGGCAAATATTTGCTGCTGCAATCGCATAGTGGCCAGCCCAGGCGCATACGTGCTGCTATAGAGAGGCTGCAAAATGTCGAGGAGCGTCTGCGACTCGTCGAACCACAGGCGTTCCTGGAAAAATCACCCAGTTTGCCAGTAGAAACGCCCATGTCTCTATCCGCAGTAATCGAGGTTGGCGATCAATATCTTGATGAGCAGGCGCGCGCGGGACTGCGTGCGCTTGCCGTTTTTCCGGCCAAACCCAATAGCTTCTCCGAGGAAGCTGCATTAGCCATAAGCAACGCGCCTGTTGAGATGCTAGACCGTTTGACCGATGCAGGAATGCTCGAGGGCAGCGGTCCCGAGCGCTATACCCTGCATCAGACAATCGCTGATTACGCGAGATCCCATCTGAATGACGTGAGTGCCTCTCATCGTATGGTTGCGTATTTTGTTCAATATGTTGAACTACATGAGAAAGATTATGATGCACTGGAGCAGGAGAGCAATAATATCTTCGCGGCCCTGCAAATAGCCTTCGAATTTGATCTACCGCGTGAGCTGGTGCGAGGGGTAAATGCTTTCTATCAATTCTTAGAGACGCAGGGATTGTACAGCCAGGCAGAGGAACACCTCAAGCGGGCACAACAGGCTGCTTTGATGCTGCATGATGACGCTGCTCTGGGGCGGGTGTTGCTCAACCTGGGAAAAGTGGCCGGAAAACAGACCGACTACAACCGGGCTGAGTCCTACCTGCACGAGGGATTGGCATTGGCGCGCCGTTTGGAAGATCAGGAACTGATCAGCGCCTTCCTGCAGGCTCTGGCCTCGATTGCTTATCGCCAGGGGGATTACGTCAGGACGGTCGAATACGCGCAGGAGGGTCTGATACTAGCGCGCCAACTTGCCCTTCATGAGCGCATCAGCACACTATTGAAAAGCCTGGCCGCGGTAGCAAGCGATCAGGGCGACTATGCGGGCGCTGAGACCTACCTGCAAGAAGGGTTGGCATTAGCGCGGCAGGCCAACTACGCCGAGGGTATTCGCCTCATGCTGACAAACCTGGGATGGTTAGCCCATATTCAGGGCAATTATGCCCAGGCAGAAGCGTACTGGCAGGAAGGGCTGGCCTTAGTACGTCGCATCGGGCATCGCGAGGGTATCAGCTTGTTGCTATTGAACCTGGGTGCTCTGGCCGGTGACCAGGGAAACTATGCCCAGGCAGAAATATACTTGCAAGAAGGTCTGACGATAGCACGTGAGATTGGGCATCGCGAATGGATCAGTGTCTTGCTGGCGAATCTGGGAGAGTATGCAGGGAAACAGAGGCATTACTCGCAGGCCGAGGCCTACTTCAACGAAGCTCTGGCGCTTGCTCGTGAAATAGGTCATCGCTGGATTATCGCTGGCATTCTTGGCACATGGGGAGAGCTTCAACTCGATCAACGACATTTCACTGAAGCGGGCGCTGCCTTTCATGAAATGTTGGAAATTGCTGCCGGCCAAAATCAAGGCTTGACCGCGGTTGCTCTTTATGGTCTTGCGCGCGTAGCGGCGGGGCGGGGCAATACTTCAGAAGCTCGTGAGCTGGCTCAAAAAAGTCTGACAATCTTTGAGACAACCGGTGACCACAGGGCTACTGAAGTACAGCGCTGGCTATATTCTCTTTCCGTCGAATAGATTGCGTCTGTATGTTCTACATGAATTCAGACAGAATAGCATCCTCTGCCGCGTAATCAAAATCTCTTGGGTCAATTTGTGCCGGAGGATTTGCTCGTTCCCAGGCAATAGTTCTCTTGAACGCCTCGTCCAGATCTATCCGCTCTTGATATCCCAGTTCGTCACGTATGCGCTTTGTATCGACGACGATATCCTGTTCGGCATTGATACCCCAACTCAATGGCTCCGGTAGTTTCCCATGAGGGACAAGCACAATATTCCCTTGCCATCCCGCTATCTCCCCGATCTTGCGTATGCGGTCCGCCATCGTCATCGTGATAGGTTCTCCCACGTTATAAATGCGCCCGCTCGCCCGCTCATCGGTAACGACCAGAACAATCGCAGCAGCAACATTCTCCACGTATCCATGTGCCCAGCGCCATTGAGCCTCCTTTTCATCAAGCAAGATGGCGGGGCGCCTATCATCCATACGCTTTAACCATGAAAACATGCGATGCTGGTAATCTCCTGGCCCATAGACCGCCGGAAGTCGTAAGATGGTGCTGGATAGCTCTGGATTCCCCATCACAACACGCTCGACGAGAATCTTATCGTAATCGTTCATCCACTGCTTCTGTTCTTCATTGCGCGGAGTTGCGCCACGATAAGGATAGAGATGCTCGCGCAAAGGCGAATCCTCGGTAATCGGTCCAGGTTCTGCCGGTCCTGACTCCTTGTTATTGACTCGTCCAAAAGCGCGATAGACATCCTGGCTGCTGATCGCGACCACCCTTCCGGCATTACCTCTAAACGTATTCATAACCTCCTGAGCATCCTGCTCAGTAAACGGGATCATGTCCAATACTACTTCGGGTTCAAAATTTCTAAACCTGTCGATATGAGAAGCAAGAGATCGTCGATCTCCCAGAACCTCCTGGACGCCCTGTGGCAAATCGATGGTATTTTGACCACGGTGAAAAACTATGACCTCATGGCCTGCATCGCTCAATAAGCGTACAACCAGAGGACCCATGAAGCGCGTACCGCCAATAACAAGAATACGCATAATACTTACCCTTTCAGTTTTCAAAAGCTTGTGACCTGTTATTGGCAAGCATACTAGCTATAAGTATATCTTTCAATAGAAAACCTATGCTATAAGCATAGCTATGCTGATGGAAATGCTATAAGCATGCATAACTGAAGTTTCTCTCCTGTCCTTTTTTCCCATTATGCCGTATGTTCCTGCAAAATTGCTCTCCTGAACCTATGTTATAATTTAGAGCAGTTTGACCCCTTACATCTCTCAGGGAGGATATTGAATGGATACTCTTTTCAAACGCTCTAAAGGGCAACTGGAAAAGATGAAAGCGGCTGTCAAAGACCATCAAAACTCGTTGGATTCTGCCGGAGAGCAATCTAATGAGCATAACCAGGTAGAGCCATTCTCTGCCGGAGATCGTCTTATTATGCTTTGCGACGGAGTATTTGCCATTGCAATTACACTGCTCGTCATCAACATTAAAATTCCTGCGGGCCTTACAGAAGATACATTCAACGCAGCTTTACGAACACAGTTGTTCTCTCAAGTCCTCTTCTACCTGATTACTTTCCTGGTTGTTGCGGGTTACTGGAGTGAGCATCGCCGCCTGATGAAACTTATTGAACGCATAGACCGGCGTTTCATCAGCCTCACTTTTCTGTTCCTGGCCTTTATTGCCTTTTTCCCGGTCACCTCCAGTATCGTGGGTGAAGGGTATGGATATCGAAGCGCTGTTATTTTATATACCTTAGCATTTGCCGGATGTGGCTTCTCCTCACTGCTGCTCTGGTTATATGCTTCGTGGCATCATAGACTAATCGATCCACAAATGACGCAGGACGAGATTATTTCACACGCAATTAATATTGCGCTGGCGCCGAGCTATTTCTCCCTTTCGCTGCTGTTGCTGTTTTCCTCTATCACGCCGGCCAATATTTTTTGGACCTGGCTCCTGCTGCCAGTGGTCGTCTTTGTCGTTCGTCGCATCCGGCAGAGCAAGTTAACGTGATAGGGTTTGAATCATAGTTCGTATTGACACAGGTCTATCTTGCCTCTACAATAAAAGCGGCTCGCGATCATTGAAAGAAGCGCTACTTTGCGCCTTCGCAACAGTAATGTAGGATGAGGAACTGCTATGCCGCGCTGCCCGAATCCCAGGTGTCGTACCGATTACCCGCCTGGGACATTTCGTTGCATCAATCCATTCTGCCAGTGTTTGCTGCCCGAGGCGGTAGTGGCCGGGCGCTACCGTGTTGAAACCTTGATCGGCCTTGGTGGCATGGGCGCGGTTTATCGCGCAAGCGATACATTTGAAATGCAGCAGGTAGCGCTCAAGGTGCTCACGACTACCGGCAAAAGCTCGGAGGATCAAGCAACGGCGGTGGAACGTTTCCGCCGCGAGGCCCGCTATGCGCACCAGCTTCACCATAAAAATGTTGTGCCTGTTCTCAATTTTGGTCTGGATGGCAACCTGCTCTATCTTGTCATGCCCCTGATTACCGGCGGCACGCTCAAGGCCCTGTTGAAGCCCGAACAGCCCTTACCCATAGCCCTGGCGCAGCGCTACCTCAATGAGCTGGCGGATGCTATCGATGCCATCCATGCCCATCCACAAAACATCGTGCATCGCGATATCAAGCCCTCGAATCTGCTCATCCACCAGGACGATGGACGCCTGGTCGTTGCCGATTTTGGCATCGCTCGTGCCATGCAGAAAGAGCGTCCCCTGACACAGGGAGGATGGGCCCTGGGTACGGAACACTATACGGCTCCCGAACAGGGACAGGGGAAGCCCGAACCCGCCAGCGATATCTACTCGATGGGCGTGCTGGCCTATCAAATGTTTACCGGCCTGTTGCCGTTCCAGGCCATTGTACGCACTCGCTCTACAGAACTCCCGATGCCCAGCAAGTTGAATTCATTATTGCCCCCGGCGATAGATGCAGCCATAATGCGAGCGACGGACGCAGATCCCGCGAAACGTTACAAAACGGCTCGCGAATTCGCCGATGCCATCAATAAGGCGATCTACGAGAGCGAAACTGAAAAGCAGTATGAGCCTCCCGCCGTCGTCTCCAGTAACCTCGCCACGATAGTCAGCCCCAATGTCGTGATACGCACAATTATTCCTGAGAATCCCTGCGGCGCGTGCGGGCAGGAAAATCGTAAGACTTCGCGCTTTTGCCGTCGCTGTGGGCATCGCCTGGATGAAACGTCACCGCTTGTGACCGGCGTATGCCAGGTTGGCTATGTTAGCGATACCGGTCGCCGTTACGTGGCCGCCGAGAATGAGGATATGCTGCTGATCGTACAGGGGTTGTGCGCAAATCTCGCGCCACCTCCGCGCCCGTTCGGACTGTTCGCGGTGGCCGATGGATTGCGCGGGCCGCAAGGCAAACCTGCCGGGGGACATGAAGCCAGTCGCCTGGCGATAGAGACCGTCGCGGATGTCCTGCTGCCTTTGCTGGCAACGCCGCTGCTCTCAAGTTCGTCAATGTCGCCGGGGAATAACTCGTTTTTATCCTCTGGTAGCCCGGCGAGGGGAGCTTTCATGCCGGCCCCTCCACCCGATACAATAGTCGAACAATGGATGAAGGAGGCGGTCAGGCGAGCAAATCTGGTAATTTACCACTGCAACGCAGATTATGAAACAAGTATGGCCAGTACCCTGACGACAGCGCTGGTCTATAAACATCGTCTCTATGTCACGAGTGTTGGGGATAGTCGAGCATATCATTATAACCCCGCGCGAGGATTGACCCGTATCACGACCGATCATACACTGGCGGCTAATCTGGTCGACGCCAAACTTTTTCAACCGGAAGAAATCTATAGCAACCCCAAGAATAAGCATCTCTATCGCTACCTTGGTCAAAATAATCAGATCCACATAGATTTTACTGAGCGCGAAGTTGAGGTGAATGATCTCGTCTTGCTTTGCACTAATGGACTATGGCATATGGTGCGCGATGAGCGCTTGAAAGAACTCCTTGCTCAGGGGGGAGACCCGCAGAAGCTCGCGCGCAAGCTGGTTGACGAGGCAAATCTGGCGGGCGGTGAGGGGAATGTGAGCGCAATAGTTGTGGGCATACAATAGACTGTGGCTATTTATTTTGGTGAATTTCAGATTGCGCCACTCGAAAGTATTTCTCATTTAACGCCTACGATACAGTTGTTGCGGCGAATCATTGACACTATCGAGGGTACGTCGAGATGATTTGGGGAAAAGTTTCTGTCAGATAATTGACGAGATCATGCGGCTACGAAGACCAGTTTACGAGCTTTCAGGGGTTATTTCGTAAATATTTATCATCCTGCTGTCAGCAACCATACTCTGAGCAATTCGGCTACACTCCAGGCCTGTGCATAGCAGCCGGCAGGCGTAAAAGGCGGTTCCGGCTCTGCAACCTCACAGATCGTGCCCAGGCAGAAATCCCACAGGTGATTGACCAGTGGCTGCAGGAGATGGGCCAATACCGCGCTGTCATTATGAAGGCGCAGGTACACATCGATATATGGTCCGATCAGCCAGGGCCAGACCGCTCCCTGGTGATAGGCCCCATCGCGTTCTTCACGATTACCATTGAAATGATTGCGATAGGCCGGGTCATCGGGACTCAAGGTGCGCAATCCCATGGGTGTCAGCAAGTGTTGCGTCACTTTCTCGAACATGCTGCGGATTTGCTCTTCAGAAAGCAGGTTGCGGGTAAGCGAAGTCGCGAACAACTGGTTCGGACGCAGTGAAGCATCGTTCTTTCCTGCTATCCCGTCAGCATCTACAACATCGTAAAGATATCCTCCATCTTCATACCAGAAGCGTGCCGCGAAGTTTTCACCCACACGAGAACGCAATTGACCATATTCAAGTGCATCCTTAGAGAGGTGTATCGCCCAGCTCTCCATATAGCCCAGCGCGCAATACCAGAGCGCGTTGATTTCTACCGGTTTTCCATGGCGCGGCGTCACCACCCAATCGTTCACTTTCGCATCCATCCATGTCAATTGCACTCCAGGTGCGCCTGCATGTAGCAGACCATCAGACGGGTCAACGCCGATATTGTAGAGCGTGCCTCGCACGTGCCAATCGATAATGCCGCTGAGTGTGGGGTACAGTTCTTTTACCAGCGACCAATCTCCTGTTGTCGTAGTGTAGTTATTGATCGCGTGAAACATCCACAGCGTCGCGTCGGCGGTATTATATTCCGGCGTCTCGCCGCTGTCGGGGAAACGATTTGGAATAAGCCCCTGATGCGTGTACGAGGCGAAGGCTTTGATCAGCCCGCGTGCCTCGCTGAATCTCCCCGTACAGAGCAGTAAACCGGGCAGGGAGATCATACTATCACGCCCCCAATCGGTGAACCAGGGATAGCCCGCTATGATTGTTTTGCGCTCGGGGGAAAGCCGGAAAGACTGGGTTTCATTACTATGATCGTTCCTCTTTTCTGGGCGAGCAACGATAAACTGATCGGCGGCAATGACCAGGCGGGCACGCACAGGGTCCTGCTGGGCTAAACTGGTGGTTGAGTGGTCCGCAATATCTAGCAGTTGCCGGATGCGTCTCGAGTGGCGTCTATGTGCTTCGACTACCGCACCCTCGTGATATGGGCCACCAAATTCCGTGGCGGCGCCTTCTTCCGCGCTTAAGACCAGTGTCACGCGTTCACCAGGCGCTATCTGCACGTGAAAAACGCCTGGCTGGTAGACATCATCCAGGTCCGGTAGACCTCGTTCTCTGTCTCGCCGGTGCAATACATGCCAATACCAGTAATCCGTAGGGGCAAATTTAGCTACTGACCCGGCAATCAGCCAGTAAGGCTGCGCTTCATCGTAGGCGCGAATGCAGCAGCTATTGCCCTTATTTTCAACCTGGAAATGCCAATCGAGCGAACCCTGGGTTGTGCTGTGATGATCGCGATACAGGCAAAATGGGAATAGGCGCAAATTCAGCGTTACATCGTTCAGTTCATTTTCGGATAGATCATGCACAATGTATTGCACATAGGTCGTATTCTGCCCATATTCCATCCAGATACGCTTTTCCAGGCGAAGATTGTTCTCAAGTGTGTAACGAAAGCAGGCTACGTCGCCCTCCAGTGCCAGGCGTTCAAGATAGTTATATCCTTGTGGGTCAATCGTGCCATCCTGGTATTCATTGACACCCAGCTTCAATACGTGCCCATCCGGCAGTTCGACTTCCTCATCGATCTTTGTTACCAGCACAGTGCGTTCGACGGGTGGATGGAGTGCGGCCACCAGCAGGCCATGATAGCTGCGCGTCGGTGCTCCTGCAATGGAACTTCCGGCATACCCTCCCAGCCCGTTGGTCACGAACCATTCGCGATCCAGCGCTGCCTGTACGTCTCCACAAATATCATGACCCACAAATAAATTCCATGCGTTGGAAGGAGTGTCGGCGGCCGCCTCTTCATAGTCGATGCTCATGAGGATTCTCCTCTTGCCGTCTTATTTTCTTCTGTAGGGATAGTACCTGATGCCTATCCTCATGCTTGTCCCCATAATGTTACACTGTACCGAATACGACTGAC
Encoded here:
- a CDS encoding tetratricopeptide repeat protein, giving the protein MRKSTHPGPNLRLKKERELRGWSQKYVADQIGADHYYLSRWERGTASPSPYYRRKLCTLFGKDARELGLIPGDRDEPEDSSAASSQQVVPAQPLAAPPIPDTIYDPPIPLPAAGAVGLVGRHDMLRRLKQRLCNHTSVVLTALNGLPGVGKTTLAVMLAHDQDVRDHFSDGVLWSGLGPHPNVPALLGRWGTLLGLASTEVNSLTSIESWVRALHTLIGDRRVLLVIDDAWEIDDALAFKIGGPHCAYLLTTRFPHIALQFAAEGATLVRELSEDEGVELLTRLAPEVVAQEPEAARVLVQSVGGLPLALTIMGKYLLLQSHSGQPRRIRAAIERLQNVEERLRLVEPQAFLEKSPSLPVETPMSLSAVIEVGDQYLDEQARAGLRALAVFPAKPNSFSEEAALAISNAPVEMLDRLTDAGMLEGSGPERYTLHQTIADYARSHLNDVSASHRMVAYFVQYVELHEKDYDALEQESNNIFAALQIAFEFDLPRELVRGVNAFYQFLETQGLYSQAEEHLKRAQQAALMLHDDAALGRVLLNLGKVAGKQTDYNRAESYLHEGLALARRLEDQELISAFLQALASIAYRQGDYVRTVEYAQEGLILARQLALHERISTLLKSLAAVASDQGDYAGAETYLQEGLALARQANYAEGIRLMLTNLGWLAHIQGNYAQAEAYWQEGLALVRRIGHREGISLLLLNLGALAGDQGNYAQAEIYLQEGLTIAREIGHREWISVLLANLGEYAGKQRHYSQAEAYFNEALALAREIGHRWIIAGILGTWGELQLDQRHFTEAGAAFHEMLEIAAGQNQGLTAVALYGLARVAAGRGNTSEARELAQKSLTIFETTGDHRATEVQRWLYSLSVE
- a CDS encoding NAD-dependent epimerase/dehydratase family protein, yielding MRILVIGGTRFMGPLVVRLLSDAGHEVIVFHRGQNTIDLPQGVQEVLGDRRSLASHIDRFRNFEPEVVLDMIPFTEQDAQEVMNTFRGNAGRVVAISSQDVYRAFGRVNNKESGPAEPGPITEDSPLREHLYPYRGATPRNEEQKQWMNDYDKILVERVVMGNPELSSTILRLPAVYGPGDYQHRMFSWLKRMDDRRPAILLDEKEAQWRWAHGYVENVAAAIVLVVTDERASGRIYNVGEPITMTMADRIRKIGEIAGWQGNIVLVPHGKLPEPLSWGINAEQDIVVDTKRIRDELGYQERIDLDEAFKRTIAWERANPPAQIDPRDFDYAAEDAILSEFM
- a CDS encoding TMEM175 family protein is translated as MDTLFKRSKGQLEKMKAAVKDHQNSLDSAGEQSNEHNQVEPFSAGDRLIMLCDGVFAIAITLLVINIKIPAGLTEDTFNAALRTQLFSQVLFYLITFLVVAGYWSEHRRLMKLIERIDRRFISLTFLFLAFIAFFPVTSSIVGEGYGYRSAVILYTLAFAGCGFSSLLLWLYASWHHRLIDPQMTQDEIISHAINIALAPSYFSLSLLLLFSSITPANIFWTWLLLPVVVFVVRRIRQSKLT
- a CDS encoding protein kinase; translated protein: MPRCPNPRCRTDYPPGTFRCINPFCQCLLPEAVVAGRYRVETLIGLGGMGAVYRASDTFEMQQVALKVLTTTGKSSEDQATAVERFRREARYAHQLHHKNVVPVLNFGLDGNLLYLVMPLITGGTLKALLKPEQPLPIALAQRYLNELADAIDAIHAHPQNIVHRDIKPSNLLIHQDDGRLVVADFGIARAMQKERPLTQGGWALGTEHYTAPEQGQGKPEPASDIYSMGVLAYQMFTGLLPFQAIVRTRSTELPMPSKLNSLLPPAIDAAIMRATDADPAKRYKTAREFADAINKAIYESETEKQYEPPAVVSSNLATIVSPNVVIRTIIPENPCGACGQENRKTSRFCRRCGHRLDETSPLVTGVCQVGYVSDTGRRYVAAENEDMLLIVQGLCANLAPPPRPFGLFAVADGLRGPQGKPAGGHEASRLAIETVADVLLPLLATPLLSSSSMSPGNNSFLSSGSPARGAFMPAPPPDTIVEQWMKEAVRRANLVIYHCNADYETSMASTLTTALVYKHRLYVTSVGDSRAYHYNPARGLTRITTDHTLAANLVDAKLFQPEEIYSNPKNKHLYRYLGQNNQIHIDFTEREVEVNDLVLLCTNGLWHMVRDERLKELLAQGGDPQKLARKLVDEANLAGGEGNVSAIVVGIQ
- a CDS encoding amylo-alpha-1,6-glucosidase; translated protein: MSIDYEEAAADTPSNAWNLFVGHDICGDVQAALDREWFVTNGLGGYAGSSIAGAPTRSYHGLLVAALHPPVERTVLVTKIDEEVELPDGHVLKLGVNEYQDGTIDPQGYNYLERLALEGDVACFRYTLENNLRLEKRIWMEYGQNTTYVQYIVHDLSENELNDVTLNLRLFPFCLYRDHHSTTQGSLDWHFQVENKGNSCCIRAYDEAQPYWLIAGSVAKFAPTDYWYWHVLHRRDRERGLPDLDDVYQPGVFHVQIAPGERVTLVLSAEEGAATEFGGPYHEGAVVEAHRRHSRRIRQLLDIADHSTTSLAQQDPVRARLVIAADQFIVARPEKRNDHSNETQSFRLSPERKTIIAGYPWFTDWGRDSMISLPGLLLCTGRFSEARGLIKAFASYTHQGLIPNRFPDSGETPEYNTADATLWMFHAINNYTTTTGDWSLVKELYPTLSGIIDWHVRGTLYNIGVDPSDGLLHAGAPGVQLTWMDAKVNDWVVTPRHGKPVEINALWYCALGYMESWAIHLSKDALEYGQLRSRVGENFAARFWYEDGGYLYDVVDADGIAGKNDASLRPNQLFATSLTRNLLSEEQIRSMFEKVTQHLLTPMGLRTLSPDDPAYRNHFNGNREERDGAYHQGAVWPWLIGPYIDVYLRLHNDSAVLAHLLQPLVNHLWDFCLGTICEVAEPEPPFTPAGCYAQAWSVAELLRVWLLTAG